Genomic window (Pseudomonas sp. L5B5):
AACTGACGTCGACTCGGGTCAAGGGTGTGCCTGGCGCACCCTGCCACCCCACCCCGGCACCGGCTGCAAGACCAGCAGCAAACCGGAAAGACCCAGGACCAGATAGCTGAACAACTGCCAGCGCTGGGACTCAGGCAGCAGCATGTGCACAGTGAAATACATCGCACATGCATACATTGCCATCAGCAGCAGTTGCCCCCGAATTTCCCGCCACAGGCTCTGCACTCCCTCGGACTGGATCAACACCAGCGCCTGAAGAGCCAGGCACACCGCAGAAAACCCAACCAGCAGCGTGCTGAGCAGCGTCGAGATCTCTTCGATCAGCAACGGTGCAAGACCGATCTGCCCAAGAGCCGGCAACAGCCCAAGATGCAGTAACCACAAGCCACCGACCCATAGCATCTGGGTCAGCTGCCAAAGCATGGCGCCCGCATGCAGCGGGCGCCTTCTTTCAGATGTGACGGACTTCGACAATCTCGTACTCGATAACGCCACCAGGCGTTTTGACCACCACCACATCACCCTCTTCCTTGGCGATCAAGGCGCGAGCAATTGGCGAACCGACGGATATTTTACCGAGCTTGATGTCAGCCTCGTCCTCACCAACGATCTGGTAGGTCACGCTTTCGTCGGTCTCGACGTTGGCGATCTCGACCGTGGTACCAAAAATCACCTTGCCGGAATGAGGAATGGTCGTGACATCGATGACCACCGAATTCTGCAGACGACCTTCGATATCACGGATCCGCGCCTCGACCATGCCTTGCTGCTCACGCGCAGCGTGGTATTCGGCGTTTTCTTTCAAGTCACCCAACTCGCGAGCCGTGCCGATGTCCTGGCTGAGCTTCGGACGCACGACCTTGGTCAGGTGAGCATGCTCTTCTTCCAGGGCGCGAGCGCCCTGGACAGTCATGGGGTATTTGTTCATGCCTTCAATCCCGCGTGTAGGTCCTGCAAGCGACGCACGGTTTTTTCAGGACCGAACTTCAACGCTTCGCAGATAGCTTCGCCAGCAGCGATCGTGGTGGTGCAGTAGATCTTGTGCTGCAGGGCGTTACGACGAATGGAGTAGGAATCAGCGATCGACTGGCGACCTTCAGTGGTGTTGATGATCAGGGTGACTTCGTCGTTCTTGATCATATCGACCACATGCGGACGCCCTTCAGTCACCTTGTTCACACGACGTACTTTCAAGCCAGCCGCCTCGATCACCTTGGCAGTGCCCGCAGTGGCCACCACTTCAAAGCCCAAGTTGATCAGATCACGAGCCACGCCTGCAACCAGAGGCTTGTCGTCATCACGCACGCTGATGAACGCAGTACCACCGGTTGGCAGTACTTCGCTGGCACCCATCTGGGCCTTGGCAAAGGCCTCACCGAAGGTATCGCCCACGCCCATCACTTCACCGGTGGATTTCATTTCCGGGCCGAGGATCGGATCGACACCCGGGAACTTGGCGAACGGGAATACCGCTTCCTTGACGCTGTAGAAGTTCGGAATGATTTCCTGGGTGAAGCCCAGCTCTTTCAAGGTTTTGCCAGCCATGACCCGCGCGGCGATCATCGCCAGCGAGGTGCCGATGCACTTGGAAACGAATGGCACGGTACGCGAGGCACGCGGGTTGACTTCGATCACGTAGATCTTGTCGCCCTGCAGGGCCAGCTGCACGTTCATCAGGCCAACAACGCCCAGCTCCAGGGCCATTTTCTTGACCTGCTCGCGAACTTCGTCCTGAACATGGGCCGGCAGCGAGTACGGAGGCAGCGAACACGCCGAGTCACCGGAGTGCACACCCGCCTGCTCGATGTGCTGCATGATCGCGCCGATCACCACATCCGTACCGTCGCAGACTGCGTCCACGTCCATTTCAATGGCGCAGTTGAGGAAGTGGTCGAGCAGTACCGGACTGTCGTTCGACACCTGCACCGCTTCACGCAGGTAGCGCTTGAGCTCGTCCAACTCGTAGACGATCTCCATGGCGCGACCGCCCAACACGTAGGAAGGACGCACCACCAGTGGATAACCGATGGTGCCGGCGGCACGGATGGCCTCGTCTTCGCTGCGCACGGTGGCGTTCGGCGGCTGAAGCAGGTTCAGGCGCTGAACCATCTGCTGGAAGCGCTCACGGTCTTCGGCACGGTCGATGGCGTCAGGGCTGGTGCCAATGATCGGCACGCCTGCTTCTTCCAGGGCACGAGCCAGTTTCAGCGGGGTCTGGCCGCCGTAGTGGACGATCACGCCCTTCGGCCGCTCGACACGCACCACTTCCAGCACGTCTTCCAGGGTCAACGGTTCGAAGTACAGGCGATCGGAGGTGTCGTAGTCGGTGGAAACGGTTTCCGGGTTACAGTTGACCATGATGGTCTCGTAACCGTCTTCGCGCAGGGCCAGCGCCGCGTGCACACAGCAATAGTCGAACTCGATACCCTGGCCGATACGGTTAGGACCGCCGCCCAGGATCATGATCTTGTCACGAGTCGACGGATTGGCCTCGCACTCTTCCTCGTAGGTCGAATACAGGTAGGCTGTGTCGGTAGCGAACTCGGCCGCGCAAGTGTCAACACGCTTGTAGACCGGGAACACTTCCAGCTTGTGACGATGACGACGCAGGTTCTTGTCAGTGATGCCCAGCAGCTTGGCCAGGCGCTGATCGGAGAAGCCCTTGCGCTTGAGGCGCAGCATCAGTGCCTTGTCGATATTGGCCAGACCCAGGGTCTTGACCTTCTCTTCGTCCTTGATCAGATCTTCCATCTGAACCAGGAACCAGTGGTCGATGCCGGTCAGGGCAAAGATATCGTCACAGCTCATGCCCGAGCGCAGGGCGTCGGCCACGTACCAGATACGCTCGGCACCCGGAACGGTCAGCTCGCGCTTGAGGATACCGGCCGCATCAGGACTGGCCAGATCGACTTTCGGATCCAGGCCACTGACACCAACCTCAAGGCCACGCAGCGCTTTCTGCAGCGATTCCTGGAAGGTCCGGCCGATGGCCATGACTTCACCCACGGACTTCATCTGAGTGGTCAGGCGAGCATCGGCTTTCGGGAATTTCTCGAAGGCAAAACGCGGCAGCTTGGTGACCACGTAGTCGATTGACGGTTCGAACGAGGCCGGAGTGCGGCCACCGGTGATGTCGTTCTGCAACTCGTCGAGGGTGTAGCCGACAGCCAGCTTGGCGGCGATCTTGGCGATCGGGAAGCCAGTAGCTTTCGAAGCCAGGGCCGAGGAGCGAGACACCCGCGGGTTCATCTCGATCACGACCATGCGGCCGGTGTCCGGGCAGATGCCGAACTGCACGTTGGAGCCGCCAGTTTCAACGCCGATCTCACGCAGCACCGCCAGGGAGGCGTTGCGCATGATCTGGTATTCCTTGTCGGTCAGCGTCTGAGCCGGGGCGACGGTAATGGAGTCGCCGGTGTGCACGCCCATCGGATCAAAGTTCTCGATAGAGCAGACGATGATGCAGTTGTCCTTTTTGTCGCGGACCACTTCCATCTCGTACTCTTTCCAGCCGATCAGCGATTCGTCGATCAGCAGTTCCTTGGTCGGCGACAGGTCCAGACCACGGGCGCAGATTTCTTCGAACTCTTCACGGTTGTAGGCGATACCGCCACCGGTGCCGCCCATGGTGAAGGACGGACGAATGATGCAAGGGAAACCCAGCTTGTCGAGGACGGCATTGGCCTCGTCCATGCTATGGGCAATACCGGAACGCGGGCATTCCAGGCCGATGGCCTTCAT
Coding sequences:
- the greA gene encoding transcription elongation factor GreA, with the translated sequence MNKYPMTVQGARALEEEHAHLTKVVRPKLSQDIGTARELGDLKENAEYHAAREQQGMVEARIRDIEGRLQNSVVIDVTTIPHSGKVIFGTTVEIANVETDESVTYQIVGEDEADIKLGKISVGSPIARALIAKEEGDVVVVKTPGGVIEYEIVEVRHI
- the carB gene encoding carbamoyl-phosphate synthase large subunit; this translates as MPKRTDIKSILILGAGPIVIGQACEFDYSGAQACKALREEGYRVILVNSNPATIMTDPAMADATYIEPIKWQTVAKIIEKERPDALLPTMGGQTALNCALDLEREGVLEKFGVEMIGANADTIDKAEDRSRFDKAMKAIGLECPRSGIAHSMDEANAVLDKLGFPCIIRPSFTMGGTGGGIAYNREEFEEICARGLDLSPTKELLIDESLIGWKEYEMEVVRDKKDNCIIVCSIENFDPMGVHTGDSITVAPAQTLTDKEYQIMRNASLAVLREIGVETGGSNVQFGICPDTGRMVVIEMNPRVSRSSALASKATGFPIAKIAAKLAVGYTLDELQNDITGGRTPASFEPSIDYVVTKLPRFAFEKFPKADARLTTQMKSVGEVMAIGRTFQESLQKALRGLEVGVSGLDPKVDLASPDAAGILKRELTVPGAERIWYVADALRSGMSCDDIFALTGIDHWFLVQMEDLIKDEEKVKTLGLANIDKALMLRLKRKGFSDQRLAKLLGITDKNLRRHRHKLEVFPVYKRVDTCAAEFATDTAYLYSTYEEECEANPSTRDKIMILGGGPNRIGQGIEFDYCCVHAALALREDGYETIMVNCNPETVSTDYDTSDRLYFEPLTLEDVLEVVRVERPKGVIVHYGGQTPLKLARALEEAGVPIIGTSPDAIDRAEDRERFQQMVQRLNLLQPPNATVRSEDEAIRAAGTIGYPLVVRPSYVLGGRAMEIVYELDELKRYLREAVQVSNDSPVLLDHFLNCAIEMDVDAVCDGTDVVIGAIMQHIEQAGVHSGDSACSLPPYSLPAHVQDEVREQVKKMALELGVVGLMNVQLALQGDKIYVIEVNPRASRTVPFVSKCIGTSLAMIAARVMAGKTLKELGFTQEIIPNFYSVKEAVFPFAKFPGVDPILGPEMKSTGEVMGVGDTFGEAFAKAQMGASEVLPTGGTAFISVRDDDKPLVAGVARDLINLGFEVVATAGTAKVIEAAGLKVRRVNKVTEGRPHVVDMIKNDEVTLIINTTEGRQSIADSYSIRRNALQHKIYCTTTIAAGEAICEALKFGPEKTVRRLQDLHAGLKA